The following proteins are co-located in the Diorhabda carinulata isolate Delta chromosome 4, icDioCari1.1, whole genome shotgun sequence genome:
- the LOC130892534 gene encoding excitatory amino acid transporter 2-like produces MTENRTEELGKAVNNGHKLINTLKTWISDNLLLVLTLVGVLLGFIIGFCLRILELSDTTVILISYPGELYMRILKLVIMPLIISSLISGCSSVNAKLNGKIALRTFTYFLLTSTFNALLGVILAVIIHPGQQGINSQIIKNVSLKQTNFVLDSVLDMGRNIVADNIFQATFQQVYTDYTWNSPDNVQRVLKYRSGINNLGIVFFCTTFGIILGTIGSKGQIIKDFFSTIFEVIMKMVRGILWITPVGLCSIIAGKIISVPNIQLVVSQLGWLIFTVILGVSIYQFILIQLIYLVIIRKNPFKFYISILQGTLTAFSAASTAAALPINMDILDNVVRIDPKITRFVLPVGCNTNLDGTAMFLAISTIFLAQMSDFPLATGTLITIWFTSAIMSFAVTSVPSSALVILFMVLSSVGIPDHHTPLLFAVDWLLDRFRTTNNMLGDCYTAAIVAKLSHEELQMYNNQIEEDNTTFDDNRIMRNKIFIDNEHNV; encoded by the exons ATGACAGAAAATAGAACAGAAGAGCTTGGAAAAGCAGTTAACAATGgacataaattgataaatacttTGAAAACATGGATATCGGACAATTTGTTATTAGTATTAACATTGGTAGGAGTATTATTGGGATTTATTATAG gATTTTGTTTGAGGATTTTAGAATTATCCGATACAACcgttattttaatttcttatcCAGGCGAGCTGTACATGCGAATCCTGAAATTAGTTATAATGCCATTGATAATATCCAGTTTAATATCGGGATGTTCAAGCGTTAATGCGAAATTGAATGGTAAAATAGCTTTAAGAACATTCACGTATTTTTTGTTAACGTCTACTTTTAACGCTTTGCTCGGTGTTATCTTGGCTGTCATAATACATCCCGGTCAACAAGGAATAAATagtcaaattattaaaaatgtttcgTTGAAACAGACTAATTTCGTATTGGACAGTGTTCTCGATATGGGaag gaATATTGTAGCGGATAACATTTTTCAAGCCACGTTCCAACAA gtaTATACAGATTATACATGGAATTCTCCGGATAATGTACAAAGAGTACTAAAATATAG ATCAGGAATTAACAATCTTGGTATCGTCTTCTTCTGTACCACATTCGGAATCATACTAGGAACCATTGGATCCAAAGGGCAgataataaaagattttttttcgaCAATATTCGAAGTTATCATGAAAATGGTTAGAGGGATATTATGGATAACACCCGTTGGACTTTGTAGCATCATTGCGGGAAAAATCATATCAGTTCCGAATATACAATTAGTCGTTTCTCAATTGGGATGGTTGATATTCACTGTAATACTGGGCGtttcaatttatcaattcatACTTATACAACTTATCTATCTcgttattataagaaaaaatccTTTCAAATTCTATATAAGTATATTACAAG gAACTCTCACCGCTTTCTCCGCAGCTTCCACAGCAGCCGCATTGCCAATTAATATGGATATTCTAGATAACGTCGTAAGAATCGATCCGAAAATTACAAGATTTGTATTACCAGTGGGATGTAATACTAATTTAGATGGTACGGCTATGTTTTTAGCCATTTCCACGATATTTTTAGCTCAGATGTCGGATTTTCCTTTGGCTACAGGAACTCTTATAACGATAtg gtttaCATCGGCAATAATGTCTTTTGCGGTTACTAGCGTGCCTAGTTCAGCtttagtaattttattcatGGTATTGTCTTCTGTTGGTATTCCAGATCATCACACCCCTCTTCTCTTCGCCGTAGATTGGCTGTT AGACCGATTCCGGACAACAAACAATATGTTGGGCGACTGCTATACTGCTGCCATTGTGGCAAAGTTATCCCATGAGGAACTGCAAATGTACAACAATCAAATTGAGGAA gaTAACACGACGTTCGACGATAATAGAATAAtgaggaataaaatttttatagataacgAACACAAtgtatga